In Aureibaculum algae, the following are encoded in one genomic region:
- the crcB gene encoding fluoride efflux transporter CrcB, producing MKQLILVFIGGGFGSVARFLVAKYFNSASSGIPYGTFLANVLGSLLIGLILGLAAKNDTLTQNQTLLLATGFCGGFTTFSTFAYENHVFLKAGDFASFFAYAIGSVALGFGAVFLGMYLVKS from the coding sequence ATGAAGCAACTAATACTAGTTTTTATTGGGGGAGGTTTTGGAAGTGTTGCTCGTTTCTTAGTGGCTAAATATTTTAATAGTGCTTCAAGTGGAATCCCTTATGGTACATTTTTGGCCAATGTTTTAGGTAGTCTGCTCATTGGATTAATTCTCGGATTAGCGGCTAAAAATGATACGTTAACACAAAACCAAACGTTGCTATTGGCTACAGGTTTTTGCGGAGGTTTTACTACTTTTTCTACATTTGCTTACGAAAATCATGTCTTTTTGAAGGCAGGTGATTTTGCTAGCTTTTTTGCTTATGCTATTGGTAGTGTTGCTCTTGGTTTTGGAGCTGTTTTTTTAGGAATGTATTTGGTTAAATCCTAA
- a CDS encoding BT_3928 family protein, which produces MKFLTHIARLLVAATFIFSGFVKLIDPLGSAYKFQDYFAADVLNLEFLSPFALPFSILLILAEIMLGVTLLIGFKPKTTVWSLLLLTLVFLFLTWYSAYYDKVTDCGCFGDAVKLTPWETFYKNIILIGLIFVLLFTLKNIKPIFGKNVVKWISFAAFMVFLYIVYYVLTHLPLIDFRPYAIGKNIPEGMVIPEGAKPDVYEDTWIYKVNGEDKEYTTAEKPWEIEGATFVDRKTVLIEKGYEVPIHDFSMERDGVDFTEFLMQKEKLVLIVMHNLSKTETSLLPKIKEFSTKALQEGYDVYAMSSNKEADFLKLKKEYDLDFDALFCDDITLKTMIRANPGIITLNKGTITGKWNANDADKVEL; this is translated from the coding sequence ATGAAATTTTTAACACATATTGCCAGATTATTAGTAGCAGCTACATTTATCTTTTCCGGATTTGTAAAGTTGATAGATCCATTGGGTTCAGCATATAAGTTTCAAGATTATTTTGCTGCTGATGTGTTAAATTTAGAGTTTTTAAGTCCTTTTGCACTGCCTTTTTCTATACTGCTAATTCTTGCAGAAATAATGTTAGGTGTTACGTTGTTAATTGGCTTTAAACCCAAAACTACAGTTTGGAGTTTACTGCTGCTCACTTTAGTGTTTTTATTTTTAACATGGTATTCGGCCTATTACGATAAAGTAACTGATTGTGGTTGTTTTGGTGACGCTGTGAAATTAACACCTTGGGAAACTTTTTATAAGAATATAATTCTTATTGGACTAATTTTTGTACTGTTATTTACTCTTAAAAATATAAAACCAATATTTGGAAAAAATGTGGTTAAATGGATTTCTTTTGCTGCATTTATGGTGTTTTTATACATTGTTTATTATGTACTGACCCATTTACCATTAATTGATTTTAGACCTTATGCGATTGGTAAAAATATACCAGAAGGCATGGTAATACCAGAAGGTGCAAAACCTGATGTTTATGAAGATACCTGGATTTATAAAGTTAATGGTGAAGATAAAGAATATACTACAGCCGAAAAACCTTGGGAAATTGAAGGAGCCACCTTCGTGGATAGAAAAACGGTTTTAATAGAAAAAGGGTATGAAGTTCCAATTCATGATTTTTCCATGGAACGGGATGGTGTCGATTTTACAGAATTTTTGATGCAAAAAGAAAAGTTGGTATTAATTGTAATGCACAATCTAAGTAAAACGGAAACCTCTTTATTACCAAAAATAAAAGAATTTTCAACCAAAGCATTACAAGAAGGTTATGATGTTTATGCCATGTCTTCAAATAAAGAGGCTGATTTTTTAAAACTTAAAAAGGAATATGATTTAGATTTTGATGCTTTGTTTTGTGATGATATTACGCTGAAAACAATGATACGTGCCAACCCAGGAATAATTACCTTAAATAAAGGGACTATAACTGGAAAATGGAATGCCAATGATGCCGATAAGGTTGAACTATAA
- a CDS encoding DUF1599 domain-containing protein, with product MHQTSEQYNAVIAICRELFMNKMKDYGRSWRILRLPSLTDQIFIKAQRIRNLQENEVKKVDEGEKPEFIGIINYCIMALIQLEKGVADQPDLSDKETEELYDKHVAITKNLMENKNHDYGEAWRDMRVSSLTDLILQKLLRVKSIENNKGELLVSEGLDANYQDMINYAVFALILMNE from the coding sequence ATGCACCAAACTTCAGAACAATACAATGCTGTAATTGCCATATGTCGAGAGCTTTTTATGAATAAAATGAAAGATTATGGAAGGTCATGGCGAATTTTACGCTTACCATCTTTAACGGATCAAATATTTATTAAGGCTCAACGAATTCGAAATTTACAAGAAAATGAAGTTAAAAAGGTTGATGAAGGTGAGAAGCCAGAATTTATAGGTATTATTAATTATTGTATTATGGCGTTGATACAACTGGAAAAAGGTGTGGCCGATCAGCCAGATTTGTCTGATAAAGAGACGGAAGAGTTGTATGATAAGCATGTTGCGATCACCAAGAACTTAATGGAAAACAAAAATCACGATTATGGTGAAGCCTGGCGAGATATGCGTGTAAGTTCTTTAACAGATTTAATTTTACAAAAATTATTACGAGTTAAATCGATAGAAAATAACAAGGGTGAATTGTTGGTCTCTGAAGGTTTAGATGCGAATTATCAAGACATGATTAATTACGCAGTTTTTGCATTGATTTTAATGAATGAATAG
- a CDS encoding LOG family protein has protein sequence MKRIAVFCGSSIGHNAIYANEAKKLGLHMSKNNIGLVYGGGKIGMMGVIADTIMENKGEVIGVIPHLFRHEEVAHASITKMIFTKKMSKRKVKISQLVDGYIALAGGFGTLDEIFEVLTLGQLGIENKPIGILNTNGYFDHTLQQLNVMVKEGFLKQENKNMLLVSEHVDELIQLMDNYIAPKMTKVINKVVKSNNSSK, from the coding sequence ATGAAAAGAATTGCAGTATTTTGTGGATCAAGTATTGGACACAATGCCATATATGCTAATGAGGCGAAAAAACTAGGTCTTCATATGTCTAAAAATAATATTGGTTTGGTCTATGGTGGTGGGAAAATTGGAATGATGGGTGTTATTGCCGATACAATAATGGAAAATAAAGGTGAAGTTATTGGTGTCATTCCACATTTATTCAGACATGAAGAAGTTGCACATGCATCCATTACAAAAATGATTTTTACAAAAAAAATGTCTAAACGCAAAGTTAAAATTAGCCAATTGGTCGATGGTTACATTGCATTAGCAGGTGGTTTTGGCACTCTAGACGAGATTTTTGAAGTACTCACATTAGGACAATTAGGTATTGAAAACAAACCTATCGGAATTTTGAATACCAATGGATATTTCGATCATACGCTACAACAATTAAATGTAATGGTGAAAGAAGGCTTTTTAAAACAGGAAAATAAAAATATGCTTTTGGTAAGTGAACATGTAGATGAGTTAATACAATTGATGGATAATTATATAGCACCAAAAATGACTAAGGTGATTAACAAAGTGGTAAAATCTAATAACTCTAGTAAATGA
- the folP gene encoding dihydropteroate synthase, translating into MNINCSGKLIDLSTPRVMGILNLTPDSFFDGGNLKNDEDILNKVEKMLNEGATFIDVGGYSSKPNANDVSENEELKRVIPVIELLVNNYPDILISIDTFRSTIVKKAVEAGACMINDISAGNLDLNMFATVANLQVPYIIMHMQGTPKTMQVNPTYNDITQDIIFYFSQKLNTLRRLGVNDVLIDVGFGFGKTLEQNYELLNNLDLFSNLDTPLLTGVSRKSMLYNVLETTPKEALNATTVANTIALLHGSSILRVHDVKEAIEAVKIVKKLKK; encoded by the coding sequence ATGAATATAAACTGTAGCGGTAAACTTATCGATTTATCAACCCCAAGGGTAATGGGAATTTTAAATTTAACACCAGACTCATTTTTTGATGGAGGTAATTTAAAAAACGATGAAGACATTCTTAATAAAGTAGAAAAAATGCTAAACGAGGGTGCTACTTTTATTGATGTGGGTGGTTATTCTTCTAAACCCAATGCGAATGACGTTAGTGAAAATGAAGAATTAAAAAGAGTTATTCCTGTAATTGAATTACTAGTAAACAACTATCCTGATATTTTAATTTCTATTGACACCTTTAGAAGTACAATCGTTAAAAAAGCTGTTGAAGCTGGTGCTTGTATGATAAATGATATTTCCGCAGGCAATTTAGACTTAAATATGTTTGCAACAGTAGCAAATCTGCAAGTGCCTTATATTATAATGCATATGCAAGGAACACCTAAAACCATGCAGGTAAATCCAACTTATAATGATATTACTCAAGATATTATCTTTTACTTTTCTCAAAAATTGAACACATTAAGAAGACTCGGAGTAAATGATGTATTAATTGATGTAGGTTTTGGTTTTGGAAAAACACTTGAGCAGAATTACGAATTATTAAACAACCTAGACCTGTTTAGCAATTTAGACACCCCTTTACTAACAGGAGTTTCTAGAAAATCCATGCTTTACAACGTATTAGAAACAACGCCTAAAGAAGCGTTAAACGCGACTACGGTAGCAAACACTATTGCCTTACTTCACGGTAGTTCCATTTTGAGAGTACACGATGTGAAAGAAGCGATAGAGGCCGTAAAGATTGTAAAAAAGCTCAAAAAATAA
- a CDS encoding ExbD/TolR family protein yields MSERNTPEVNAGSMADIAFLLLIFFLVTTTMDSDIGIYKRLPEKQITPPEITLNEKNVLEININANDEILIEGDHVMKIENLKQAVVDFIDNGAGTNNKGDKCTWCNGKKDVTSSDHPEKAMISFQSKRNASYTTYISVQNEILSAYAQLRNDLSQSLYNKSLSQLETELKNNKGNKELSEKIQFIKAKYPQLITEQAPEK; encoded by the coding sequence ATGAGCGAAAGAAACACTCCTGAAGTTAATGCCGGATCAATGGCAGACATTGCATTTTTATTATTAATTTTCTTTTTAGTAACTACTACAATGGATAGTGATATTGGAATTTATAAACGACTACCTGAAAAGCAAATCACCCCTCCAGAAATAACTTTAAACGAAAAAAATGTATTAGAAATTAACATCAATGCTAATGATGAAATTTTAATTGAAGGTGATCACGTTATGAAAATTGAAAATCTAAAACAGGCTGTCGTAGACTTTATAGATAATGGAGCGGGAACAAATAATAAGGGTGATAAATGTACATGGTGCAATGGTAAAAAAGATGTAACCTCATCTGACCATCCCGAAAAGGCAATGATTAGTTTTCAATCCAAAAGAAACGCATCATATACGACTTATATATCTGTTCAAAACGAAATTTTAAGTGCTTACGCACAATTAAGAAATGATTTATCTCAATCTCTTTATAACAAATCCTTAAGCCAGTTAGAAACTGAATTAAAAAATAACAAAGGCAATAAAGAATTGTCAGAAAAAATACAGTTTATAAAAGCTAAATACCCACAATTAATAACAGAGCAAGCCCCTGAAAAATAG
- a CDS encoding diadenylate cyclase, which translates to MDAFKFLDFSFLDILDIALVAILLYYVYKLIRGTAAINIFLGIAIVYLIWKLTVALKMELLSDILGKFLGGGFIALIIVFQQEIRKFLLMVGSTNFTTKKGFLKRFKLLSNMRKNDDFISTDVDSIIDACEEMASTKTGALIIIQRNNNLDLVKQTGDKMNAEINKALLTSIFYKNSPLHDGALIIEDNFITATRVILPVEKDIIIPARFGLRHRAALGITMRSDALALAVSEETGQISYIKDGEFILYNDINSLKDLIKEDLD; encoded by the coding sequence TTGGACGCATTCAAATTTTTAGACTTTAGTTTTTTAGATATTTTAGATATCGCTTTAGTTGCCATTTTACTCTATTATGTTTACAAACTTATTAGAGGAACTGCAGCAATAAACATATTTTTGGGTATTGCCATTGTCTATTTGATTTGGAAATTAACCGTCGCCTTAAAAATGGAATTGTTGAGTGATATTTTAGGCAAATTTTTGGGTGGTGGGTTTATTGCTTTAATTATTGTTTTTCAACAAGAAATTAGAAAGTTCTTATTAATGGTTGGCTCTACCAATTTTACAACAAAAAAAGGATTTCTAAAACGGTTTAAACTGCTCTCGAATATGCGTAAAAATGATGATTTCATTTCCACAGATGTCGATAGTATAATTGACGCATGCGAAGAAATGGCAAGTACAAAAACGGGGGCTTTAATTATTATTCAACGCAATAATAATTTAGATTTAGTAAAACAAACTGGCGATAAAATGAATGCAGAAATCAACAAAGCTTTATTGACCAGTATTTTTTACAAAAACAGTCCACTTCATGATGGTGCACTAATAATTGAAGACAATTTTATTACAGCCACAAGAGTAATTCTTCCTGTTGAAAAAGACATTATAATTCCCGCTCGTTTTGGATTAAGACACAGGGCAGCACTTGGTATCACAATGCGTTCAGATGCATTAGCTTTAGCCGTTTCTGAAGAAACGGGACAAATATCATATATAAAAGATGGTGAGTTTATCCTATATAACGATATTAATAGTTTGAAAGATTTAATTAAAGAAGACTTAGATTAG
- a CDS encoding ABC transporter ATP-binding protein, with translation MSEKVTGNAFDFKIFRRLMSYAKAYRSQFVLSTVAVLLLAGLAAARPILLQWIVDEYILGNNARLLLVFSLVMLGVVFLEVIFQFLFIYYTNWLGQNIIKDIRTKLFEKVLKFKMQYFNKTPVGKLVTRVVSDIETIASIFGQGLFAIISDLLQMLVIIIIMMVMNWRLGLIVVAVLPIMVYATKLFQIKIKGTFQDVRNQVSNLNSFVQERISGMKIVQLFTREKVEHDKFLAINDKHKKAHIRTVWYYSIFFPVVEILSSITLAVIVWYGGLTAAVEGATSFGVITSFIYMTNMLFRPLRQIADKFNTLQMGMVAAERVFVVLDEDAAEVDTGTLEIEHFKGNIKFDNVYFRYLKDEPVLRGISFEVKQGETVAVVGATGAGKSTIINLLSRFYRINSGSITIDGIDINQIKLESLRNQISVVLQDVFLFSDSILNNITLNNKDIGLEEVTEAAKVIGIHDFIMTLPDNYNYNVKERGGMLSVGQRQLIAFLRAYVSKPAILVLDEATSSIDAQSERLIQKATNTITQNRTSIIIAHRLATIKKADKIIVMEKGKIVEQGTHAELLKQKGYYSKLYEIQFETAQAS, from the coding sequence ATGAGCGAAAAAGTAACAGGTAATGCTTTTGATTTTAAGATATTTAGACGGTTAATGTCGTACGCGAAAGCGTATCGATCTCAATTTGTTTTGTCTACAGTTGCTGTACTTTTGTTAGCGGGACTTGCCGCTGCAAGACCAATTTTGTTACAATGGATAGTAGATGAGTATATCCTAGGGAATAATGCTAGACTATTATTGGTTTTTAGTTTAGTAATGTTAGGTGTTGTTTTTCTTGAAGTCATTTTTCAATTCCTATTTATATATTATACCAACTGGTTAGGACAAAATATTATAAAAGATATTCGAACAAAGCTTTTCGAAAAAGTCTTAAAGTTTAAAATGCAATATTTCAATAAGACTCCTGTAGGAAAATTGGTAACTCGAGTGGTTTCAGATATTGAGACCATAGCAAGTATATTTGGTCAAGGGTTGTTTGCTATTATCAGTGATTTATTACAAATGCTTGTTATCATCATCATAATGATGGTGATGAATTGGCGATTGGGATTAATTGTAGTGGCTGTTTTACCTATAATGGTTTATGCTACCAAATTATTTCAAATAAAAATTAAGGGCACTTTTCAGGACGTAAGAAATCAAGTCTCTAATCTAAATAGTTTTGTACAAGAAAGGATTTCAGGAATGAAGATTGTGCAGCTTTTTACACGTGAAAAAGTTGAACATGATAAGTTCTTAGCTATTAATGATAAACATAAAAAAGCCCATATTAGAACCGTTTGGTATTATTCTATTTTCTTTCCTGTTGTTGAGATTTTATCTTCAATAACATTGGCTGTAATTGTATGGTATGGAGGCCTGACGGCGGCTGTTGAAGGGGCAACTTCATTTGGTGTCATTACCAGTTTTATTTATATGACCAATATGCTTTTTAGACCCTTGCGTCAAATTGCTGATAAATTTAATACCCTGCAAATGGGTATGGTTGCGGCGGAGAGAGTGTTTGTAGTGTTAGACGAAGATGCTGCTGAAGTAGATACTGGTACACTTGAAATTGAGCACTTTAAAGGCAATATTAAATTTGACAATGTTTACTTTAGATACTTGAAGGATGAACCTGTACTACGAGGAATTTCATTTGAAGTAAAACAAGGGGAAACAGTTGCTGTAGTGGGTGCAACAGGTGCAGGAAAATCTACAATTATTAATTTACTAAGTCGATTCTATAGAATAAACTCGGGTTCAATTACGATTGACGGTATCGATATTAATCAGATAAAACTTGAATCGTTACGAAACCAAATTAGTGTAGTGTTGCAAGACGTTTTTTTGTTTTCAGACTCTATTTTAAATAATATTACCTTAAATAATAAGGATATTGGTTTGGAGGAAGTTACCGAAGCTGCAAAGGTTATAGGTATCCACGATTTTATTATGACACTTCCAGATAACTATAATTATAATGTGAAAGAAAGAGGAGGAATGCTCTCTGTTGGGCAACGGCAGCTCATCGCTTTTTTAAGAGCTTATGTTAGTAAACCTGCAATTTTAGTTTTGGACGAAGCAACTTCTTCTATTGATGCTCAGTCAGAAAGGTTAATACAAAAGGCTACGAATACAATTACTCAAAATAGAACTTCAATAATAATTGCCCACCGATTGGCTACAATTAAAAAAGCTGATAAAATTATTGTAATGGAAAAAGGGAAAATAGTAGAGCAAGGTACACATGCAGAACTTCTAAAGCAAAAAGGGTATTACAGTAAGTTGTACGAAATTCAATTTGAAACTGCTCAAGCGAGTTAA
- the truA gene encoding tRNA pseudouridine(38-40) synthase TruA: MRYFIELSYNGKNYHGWQVQPNAITVQEIVKKALTTILRVDIDLVGAGRTDAGVHALQLYAHFDVDTAFEEEHLANKINAFLPEDIVVDKIFLVNDNAHARFDATSRSYEYRIWLGRNPFLIDTTWQLYQKVLDVNKMNEAASILKDYTNFKCFSKSKTDVRTYNCVVSDAKWLQKGNELTFYITADRFLRNMVRAIVGTLIEVGSNKKSIEDFVEILNSRDRRNAGFSAPPQALFLSEVKYPKSIVNKL, from the coding sequence TTGAGGTATTTTATTGAACTTTCATATAATGGTAAAAACTATCATGGTTGGCAGGTGCAACCAAACGCAATTACTGTACAAGAAATTGTAAAAAAGGCTCTCACAACTATATTGAGAGTTGATATTGATCTTGTTGGGGCAGGTCGTACAGATGCAGGCGTGCATGCATTGCAATTATATGCACATTTTGATGTTGATACTGCATTTGAGGAAGAACATTTAGCAAACAAGATAAATGCGTTTTTACCAGAAGATATTGTAGTTGATAAGATTTTTTTGGTGAATGATAATGCTCATGCAAGATTTGATGCTACTAGCAGGAGCTATGAGTATAGAATATGGTTGGGTAGAAACCCGTTTTTAATTGATACAACGTGGCAGTTGTATCAAAAAGTACTTGATGTAAATAAAATGAATGAAGCAGCAAGTATTCTTAAGGATTATACTAATTTTAAATGCTTCTCTAAATCGAAAACTGATGTTAGAACCTATAATTGTGTAGTTTCAGATGCGAAATGGTTACAAAAAGGCAACGAATTGACTTTTTATATAACTGCAGATCGGTTTTTAAGGAATATGGTTAGAGCAATTGTAGGTACTTTAATTGAAGTGGGATCAAATAAAAAATCAATTGAAGACTTTGTTGAAATCCTAAATAGTAGAGATAGGCGAAATGCAGGATTTTCAGCTCCACCACAAGCCTTATTTTTGTCTGAAGTTAAATACCCTAAATCTATAGTAAATAAATTATAA
- a CDS encoding metallophosphoesterase family protein codes for MKKILLLSDTHGYIDDQILKYVKLADEVWHAGDIGDLTVSDTIKKIKPLRAVYGNIDNTDIRKEFPLNNRFTIENVDVWITHIGGYPNRYDARIKEEIQNNPPRIFISGHSHILKVMNDKKLNLLHFNPGAAGKHGFHKVRTMLRFSIDNSKIENLEVIELSKRV; via the coding sequence TTGAAAAAAATTCTTTTACTTTCCGACACGCATGGCTATATTGATGATCAAATATTAAAATATGTAAAACTAGCTGATGAAGTTTGGCATGCTGGTGATATTGGAGACTTAACAGTGAGTGATACTATAAAGAAAATAAAACCACTTAGAGCTGTTTATGGTAATATTGATAACACGGATATTAGGAAAGAATTTCCATTGAACAATAGATTTACTATTGAAAATGTAGATGTATGGATAACACATATTGGTGGATACCCTAATAGATATGATGCTAGAATTAAAGAGGAAATTCAAAACAATCCACCAAGAATTTTTATATCCGGTCATTCTCACATATTAAAAGTAATGAATGATAAAAAATTAAATCTTTTACACTTTAACCCTGGTGCAGCTGGTAAACATGGTTTTCATAAAGTAAGAACTATGTTGCGATTTAGTATTGATAATTCAAAAATTGAAAATCTAGAAGTTATTGAATTAAGTAAAAGAGTTTAA
- a CDS encoding tetratricopeptide repeat-containing sensor histidine kinase → MLHFPLKKSTFKIVPFFFFMLSGFWFYAQTDSLEKEIEKNLQSKEYELVLSNIEKLESNPYYLRSRKNNLNLLKAKFYYNTNQHEEAVNLLLKGHSELSGDSSQDPLYLKYIKYLGKIFNEAQNFNKSNDYYKEVLEKSLLLNDTIEILDAYLALGKNYYNKEENDSAVIHFKKMLNYPITPKTENFISFSYNNLGIIASETSLEEAEDFYGKSFAIKEKQKDTVGLATAIMNLGGIYYEKQQFIKANDNYYKAYESVKDLNSEKAVKVKEYALYNLAYANEELGNFKKAYRYLEEATDLTSSINEVNVAENISEIEAKYNAAKQAQKIEEEKSLRLRAQFLFYGSALALLAFIILAYIYYRNYRLKQKSKIEQLENETQARIINATIDAKEKERKTIAEILHNSVSALLSSANLHLQATKSQLKANAPQEISKAQSIVKEASVKIRDLSHELISSVLLKFGLAFAVHDICQKYSNSEITLRSDDRGLTRYDQDFEIKIYSIIEELINNILKHSNASNATIMLVQREDNMLSVRLSDDGIGFDVKTIKNKNGLGLSHINARIKAMNGIFNIVSSAGKGTSIFILVPIQNKLEGLK, encoded by the coding sequence ATGTTACATTTTCCACTTAAAAAGAGTACATTTAAAATTGTGCCTTTCTTCTTTTTTATGTTAAGTGGATTTTGGTTTTATGCACAAACTGACTCTTTAGAAAAGGAGATCGAAAAAAATCTACAAAGTAAAGAATACGAACTCGTATTGAGTAATATTGAAAAGTTAGAAAGTAATCCATATTATCTTAGATCAAGAAAAAATAATTTAAATCTATTAAAAGCAAAGTTTTATTATAATACAAATCAGCATGAAGAAGCTGTAAATTTATTATTGAAAGGACATTCTGAATTGTCAGGTGATTCAAGTCAAGATCCGCTATATTTAAAATATATAAAGTATTTAGGGAAAATATTTAACGAGGCTCAAAATTTTAATAAGTCAAATGATTATTATAAAGAAGTGTTGGAAAAGTCTTTATTATTAAATGACACTATAGAGATATTAGATGCTTATTTAGCACTTGGAAAAAATTATTATAATAAAGAGGAAAACGATAGTGCGGTTATACATTTCAAAAAAATGTTGAATTATCCTATTACGCCTAAAACTGAAAATTTTATTTCTTTTAGTTACAACAATTTAGGTATTATTGCTAGCGAAACAAGCTTAGAAGAGGCTGAAGATTTTTATGGAAAATCATTCGCCATCAAAGAAAAACAAAAAGATACGGTAGGATTGGCTACTGCAATTATGAATTTGGGTGGCATTTATTATGAAAAACAACAATTTATAAAAGCCAATGATAATTATTATAAAGCATATGAATCTGTAAAGGACTTAAATTCAGAAAAGGCTGTAAAAGTCAAAGAATATGCACTTTATAATTTGGCGTATGCAAATGAGGAATTAGGTAATTTTAAGAAGGCATACCGTTATTTAGAAGAAGCGACAGACTTAACTAGTAGTATTAATGAAGTGAATGTTGCTGAAAACATTTCGGAAATTGAAGCTAAATATAATGCTGCAAAACAGGCTCAAAAAATTGAAGAAGAAAAATCTTTACGTTTAAGAGCTCAATTTCTATTTTATGGTTCTGCCTTGGCATTATTGGCCTTTATAATATTAGCGTATATATATTATAGAAATTACAGATTAAAACAAAAAAGTAAAATAGAACAACTAGAAAACGAAACTCAGGCCAGAATAATTAATGCTACCATAGACGCCAAAGAAAAAGAAAGAAAAACAATTGCTGAAATTCTTCACAACAGTGTTAGTGCATTACTATCATCAGCAAATTTGCATTTACAAGCTACAAAGTCTCAATTAAAAGCAAATGCTCCTCAAGAAATTTCAAAGGCACAAAGTATTGTAAAGGAAGCCTCTGTTAAAATTAGAGATTTATCTCATGAATTGATATCATCTGTACTCTTAAAATTTGGACTGGCTTTTGCCGTCCATGATATTTGTCAAAAATACTCTAATTCTGAAATTACCTTGCGTAGTGACGATAGAGGATTAACGAGATATGATCAAGATTTTGAGATAAAAATTTATAGTATAATTGAAGAATTAATTAATAATATTTTAAAACATAGTAATGCTTCAAACGCAACTATTATGTTAGTACAGCGAGAAGATAATATGCTTAGTGTTCGATTAAGTGATGATGGTATTGGCTTTGATGTTAAAACGATAAAGAATAAAAACGGATTAGGTTTAAGCCATATAAATGCCAGAATAAAAGCAATGAATGGTATTTTTAATATTGTGTCTTCAGCAGGTAAAGGTACCAGTATTTTTATTTTGGTACCTATTCAAAATAAACTTGAGGGATTAAAATGA
- a CDS encoding response regulator, translating into MVNDDLKEFLNDKITVHIADDHQILIDGVMAVLGLERDVDVVGYSLNGEQVIEWFEENSADILILDINMPILDGLEVLKKFQTMDDVPKIIILSSYDDIKLIKEVLGMGAMGFVPKKSAGEHIVKAIRKVSQGEQYFSDEVKEKMMKTLMGKPMHKTDNPEGVLINSLTRREYQILKLIAQQYTTREIGDALGISESTVETHRKNLIKKINVKNTVGLAIFAMKNEIV; encoded by the coding sequence ATGGTTAATGATGATTTAAAAGAATTTTTAAACGATAAAATTACCGTTCATATTGCTGATGATCATCAAATCTTAATTGATGGTGTTATGGCAGTACTTGGCTTAGAACGTGATGTTGATGTTGTTGGTTATTCTTTAAATGGAGAACAAGTTATAGAATGGTTTGAAGAAAATTCAGCAGATATACTTATATTGGATATTAATATGCCAATATTAGATGGTTTGGAAGTACTCAAGAAGTTTCAAACCATGGATGATGTTCCTAAAATAATTATATTATCAAGTTATGATGATATAAAACTTATTAAAGAGGTGCTGGGCATGGGGGCGATGGGGTTTGTACCTAAAAAATCAGCCGGGGAGCATATTGTAAAAGCAATTAGAAAGGTAAGCCAAGGAGAGCAATATTTTAGTGATGAAGTAAAAGAGAAAATGATGAAAACTCTTATGGGTAAACCAATGCACAAAACGGATAATCCTGAAGGAGTATTAATAAACTCATTAACGAGAAGGGAATATCAAATTTTAAAACTTATTGCCCAACAATATACTACAAGAGAAATTGGCGATGCCCTAGGTATAAGTGAAAGTACTGTGGAGACACATCGTAAAAACTTGATTAAGAAAATTAATGTAAAGAATACGGTCGGCTTGGCTATTTTTGCCATGAAGAATGAAATAGTATAA